In Rahnella aquatilis CIP 78.65 = ATCC 33071, one DNA window encodes the following:
- the atzF gene encoding allophanate hydrolase: MASASDTVASPFHGFTLREWQQHYRNAPDSLRSTLSLVLGSLSETDNAWIYLATAEQLEAQITRLETLRDQAEGSLSALPLFGVPFAVKDNMDIAGWPTTAACPAFAYTAQADATVIANLKAKGAVVIGKTNLDQFATGLVGTRSPYGAVRNTFNPDYVSGGSSSGSASVLARGLVAFSLGTDTAGSGRVPAGFNNIVGLKPTKGWLSNTGVVPACRLNDAVSIFALTVADAQTVAHAAGGYDAADAYSRKNPHTAPVAFSAQPRIAMPDRLEFCGDDLAQAAFSEALDRMRHHGVTLEPIDFTPFRELAEQLYYGAWVAERTVAVGEIFEESPEAMDPVVRGIVANGLNYSACDAWRAEYLRAELARKINLALEGFDALVVPTSPTIRTQEELVREPVLYNSQFGIYTNFTNLADLSALALPSGLRADGLPAGITLIAPAWHDDALASFGRQWQRSLSLPLGATGLTMKPEEFMSAAPVSTASVRVAVVGAHLTGMPLNFQLTRRHAVRVEQTTTAAAYKLYALANTTPPKPGLVRAEGGSAIVVELWDIPLARLGEFVAEIPAPLGIGTLELADGRTVKGFICEPWAISGATDITAFGGWRSYIQNLNSPVKS; this comes from the coding sequence ATGGCCTCAGCTTCAGATACAGTCGCATCACCCTTTCACGGTTTTACCTTGCGGGAATGGCAGCAGCATTACCGCAATGCGCCGGACAGTCTGCGCAGTACGCTTTCCCTGGTGTTGGGAAGTCTGAGTGAAACAGACAATGCCTGGATTTATCTCGCCACGGCAGAGCAGCTTGAAGCACAAATCACCCGTCTTGAAACCCTGCGCGATCAGGCTGAAGGCTCCCTGAGCGCCCTGCCGTTGTTTGGCGTGCCGTTTGCCGTCAAAGACAATATGGATATTGCTGGCTGGCCGACCACGGCGGCCTGCCCGGCGTTCGCTTACACAGCACAAGCAGATGCCACCGTCATTGCCAATCTGAAAGCCAAAGGCGCGGTGGTGATCGGTAAAACCAATCTGGATCAGTTTGCCACCGGTCTGGTCGGCACCCGCTCACCGTACGGCGCCGTGCGTAATACGTTCAATCCTGATTACGTCAGTGGCGGTTCCAGCTCCGGTTCTGCGTCGGTGCTGGCTCGTGGTCTGGTGGCGTTTTCGCTGGGCACCGACACCGCCGGGTCCGGGCGCGTTCCGGCGGGCTTTAACAACATCGTCGGGCTGAAACCGACCAAAGGCTGGCTGTCGAATACCGGCGTGGTGCCCGCCTGCCGCCTGAATGATGCCGTCTCAATTTTTGCCCTGACCGTGGCCGATGCCCAAACCGTGGCCCACGCCGCAGGCGGATATGATGCCGCCGATGCCTATTCCCGTAAAAACCCGCATACCGCGCCGGTGGCTTTTTCCGCACAGCCGCGCATCGCCATGCCTGACCGTCTGGAATTTTGTGGGGACGACCTGGCACAGGCAGCTTTCAGTGAGGCGCTGGATCGCATGCGCCACCACGGCGTGACGCTGGAACCCATTGATTTTACGCCTTTTCGTGAACTGGCCGAGCAACTGTATTACGGCGCGTGGGTGGCGGAACGCACCGTGGCTGTCGGCGAAATTTTTGAGGAAAGCCCGGAGGCGATGGATCCCGTGGTGCGCGGTATTGTCGCCAATGGTCTGAACTACAGCGCCTGCGATGCCTGGCGCGCCGAATATTTGCGGGCGGAACTGGCACGCAAAATCAATCTGGCACTGGAAGGGTTTGACGCGCTGGTGGTGCCAACGTCGCCAACCATCCGCACGCAGGAAGAGCTGGTGCGGGAGCCGGTGCTTTACAACTCACAGTTCGGCATTTACACCAACTTCACCAATCTGGCGGATTTGTCGGCGCTGGCGCTGCCTTCCGGCCTGCGTGCTGACGGCCTGCCCGCCGGTATCACGCTGATCGCCCCCGCGTGGCACGACGATGCGCTGGCCAGTTTTGGCCGTCAGTGGCAGCGCAGCCTGAGCCTGCCGCTCGGTGCGACCGGGCTGACGATGAAACCCGAAGAATTCATGAGTGCCGCGCCGGTCAGTACCGCCAGCGTGCGCGTGGCGGTGGTCGGTGCTCATCTGACCGGCATGCCGCTGAATTTCCAGCTCACCCGCCGCCATGCGGTGCGCGTCGAACAGACCACTACTGCAGCGGCTTATAAACTCTATGCCCTCGCCAATACCACACCGCCAAAACCGGGGCTGGTGCGGGCAGAAGGCGGCAGCGCCATTGTCGTCGAACTGTGGGATATCCCGCTGGCGCGCCTGGGTGAATTTGTCGCTGAAATCCCGGCACCGCTCGGTATCGGCACTCTCGAACTGGCCGATGGCCGCACGGTGAAAGGTTTTATCTGCGAGCCGTGGGCGATCAGCGGGGCCACGGATATCACGGCGTTTGGCGGCTGGAGAAGTTATATCCAGAACCTGAATTCACCGGTAAAAAGCTGA
- a CDS encoding alpha/beta hydrolase yields MQLRHLSERLKKLLLALVLVIITLLAVRTYDALQGPPLEPWHKLVPDELSVEQLDKSDWSAYLRAEQQAFVEVKQQVTDKLDREDRIPLNRYYDRSPIYPEHFAQDWNRSYELMPDGKPAGAVVLLHGLTDSPYSLRHIAQDYRRRGFVVVGIRLPGHGTVPGGLTRVDWEQWLAATRLAVREARRTAGAEVPLQLVGFSNGGALAMKYTLDSLDDPALARPSRVVLISPMIGVTSFARFAGYAGWPAIFPAFAKTAWLNLMPEFNPFKYNSFPVKAARQSYLLTHILQQQISKDAQSGKLAQLPPLLAFQSVVDSTVSSRAVVTALFNQLPANGSQLVLFDINRSAYVGPLLRPSSETAAERLLPAPPRTYQTTVVTNASPDDAAAVAKTTAAGESAATVSPLGLNYPPEFYSLSHVSLPFPTDDSLYGRNPQGPAQFGIRLGTLAARGENGALVVSMDQLMRVSSNPFYPYMLQRIEGF; encoded by the coding sequence ATGCAACTTCGTCATCTCTCTGAACGCCTGAAAAAGCTGTTACTGGCGCTGGTTCTGGTGATTATCACGCTTTTGGCTGTGCGCACTTATGACGCCTTACAGGGGCCGCCGCTTGAGCCGTGGCATAAACTGGTGCCGGACGAGCTGAGTGTGGAACAACTGGATAAAAGCGACTGGTCCGCCTATTTACGCGCGGAGCAACAGGCGTTTGTTGAAGTGAAGCAGCAGGTGACGGACAAACTCGACAGGGAAGACCGCATTCCGCTGAACCGCTATTACGACCGTAGTCCGATTTATCCTGAACATTTTGCCCAGGACTGGAACCGCTCTTATGAGCTGATGCCCGACGGTAAACCAGCCGGTGCAGTGGTGCTGTTACACGGTCTGACCGATTCCCCTTACAGCCTGCGCCATATTGCGCAGGATTATCGTCGCCGTGGATTTGTGGTTGTCGGTATCCGCCTGCCTGGCCACGGCACCGTGCCCGGTGGCCTGACGCGGGTGGACTGGGAACAGTGGCTGGCGGCAACGCGGCTGGCGGTGCGTGAGGCGCGTCGTACCGCCGGGGCAGAGGTGCCGCTGCAACTGGTCGGTTTCTCCAACGGCGGGGCGCTGGCAATGAAATACACGCTGGATTCCCTTGATGATCCTGCACTGGCGCGGCCATCGCGCGTGGTGCTGATTTCACCGATGATCGGTGTGACGAGTTTTGCGCGCTTCGCCGGATATGCGGGCTGGCCGGCTATTTTCCCGGCCTTTGCCAAAACGGCCTGGCTGAACCTGATGCCGGAGTTTAACCCCTTTAAATACAATTCTTTTCCGGTGAAAGCCGCCCGTCAGTCCTATCTGCTCACCCATATTTTGCAGCAGCAGATCAGCAAGGATGCGCAATCCGGCAAGCTGGCGCAGTTACCGCCTTTGCTGGCGTTTCAGTCAGTTGTCGATTCCACCGTCAGTTCCCGTGCGGTGGTGACGGCGTTGTTTAATCAGCTTCCCGCCAACGGCAGCCAGTTGGTTCTGTTTGATATCAACCGCAGTGCCTATGTCGGCCCGCTGTTGCGTCCTTCCTCTGAAACTGCAGCAGAGCGCCTGTTACCTGCGCCACCGCGCACGTATCAGACGACGGTTGTCACCAATGCGTCGCCGGACGATGCCGCCGCTGTCGCGAAAACTACCGCAGCGGGGGAGAGTGCTGCGACGGTCAGCCCGCTGGGGCTGAATTATCCCCCGGAGTTCTATTCGTTATCGCATGTCTCGCTGCCTTTCCCGACTGACGATTCGCTGTACGGGCGCAATCCGCAAGGCCCGGCGCAATTTGGCATCAGGCTGGGAACACTGGCTGCCCGTGGGGAAAATGGCGCACTGGTGGTGAGTATGGATCAACTGATGCGGGTTTCATCTAACCCGTTTTATCCGTATATGTTGCAGAGAATTGAAGGCTTCTGA
- a CDS encoding MarR family winged helix-turn-helix transcriptional regulator yields the protein MNMTTDTDSTPNSMLHLDQQMCFALYSANLALHKVYRKLLGQLELTYPQYLVMLVLWQRDEVTVSEIGEKLFLDSATLTPLLKRLEAAGLLVRQRAKADERQVIISLTEAGKTLREKAQGIPEAILCATECDIGEIVALKQQLEVLRAKLQDKA from the coding sequence ATGAACATGACAACAGACACTGACTCAACACCAAACAGCATGCTGCATCTGGATCAACAGATGTGTTTCGCGCTCTACTCCGCGAATCTGGCGCTGCATAAGGTTTACCGCAAGCTGCTCGGGCAGCTCGAGCTCACTTATCCGCAATATCTGGTGATGCTGGTGCTGTGGCAGCGTGATGAAGTGACGGTGTCTGAAATCGGCGAAAAACTGTTTCTGGATTCTGCGACCTTAACGCCGCTGTTAAAACGTCTTGAAGCGGCAGGGTTGCTGGTGCGTCAGCGCGCCAAAGCAGACGAACGCCAGGTGATTATTTCCCTGACTGAGGCGGGCAAAACGTTACGCGAAAAAGCGCAGGGCATTCCTGAAGCCATTCTGTGTGCGACGGAATGTGATATCGGCGAAATCGTGGCGCTGAAACAGCAGCTCGAAGTATTACGGGCTAAACTTCAGGATAAAGCGTAA
- a CDS encoding organic hydroperoxide resistance protein, producing MSIEKVVYRAHASATGGRDGRATSDDGVLDVKLGVPKEMGGMGGGTNPEQLFAAGYSACFLGALKAVAAQEKIKIPADAKIEGAVGIGAIPGGYGIEVQLDITLPGFERSEAEALVAKAHQVCPYSNATRGNIDVTLNVK from the coding sequence ATGTCTATTGAAAAAGTTGTGTATCGTGCTCATGCATCCGCTACCGGTGGCCGTGATGGCCGTGCGACTTCTGATGACGGCGTTCTTGACGTCAAACTGGGCGTGCCAAAAGAAATGGGCGGCATGGGTGGCGGTACCAACCCTGAGCAACTGTTTGCCGCCGGTTATTCCGCCTGCTTCCTCGGCGCACTGAAAGCCGTGGCCGCGCAGGAAAAAATTAAGATCCCCGCTGACGCTAAAATTGAAGGCGCGGTAGGCATTGGTGCTATCCCGGGCGGCTATGGCATTGAAGTACAGCTTGATATTACCCTGCCGGGCTTTGAGCGCAGCGAAGCCGAAGCGCTGGTGGCTAAAGCACATCAGGTTTGCCCGTACTCCAACGCGACCCGCGGCAATATCGACGTCACGCTGAACGTTAAATAA
- the eptB gene encoding kdo(2)-lipid A phosphoethanolamine 7''-transferase, with product MNRVKTLSQQNISLLLAIYIGIFLNVSVFQRRFAALVNHFTSAELVQAVTEVCAIVLFTFFVLRLLSLGGRLFFRIIASLLVLISVAASYYMVMFNVVIGYGIVVSVMTTDIDLSKEIIGYHLFIWMALVSAIPLFLIWKNNLRLTLIEQMKTPGQRVLPLGVLLAAALLVWLPLRTLDHAQSVNEKKTNVDLPSYGGVVAHSYLPSNWLAALGLYAYTQVDESQDASHYFDPAKEFTYVPPADIDDTYVVFIIGETTRWDHLGILGYERDTTPRLSKEKNLVAFRGTSCDTATKLSLRCMFVREGGTVDNPQRTLKEQNIFAVMKSLGFTSELFAMQSELWFYNNADTNNFSFREIIASEKRNDGKPVDDMLLVNELAQSLKTHPKGKHLVILHTKGSHYLYSQRYPRSYARYTPECKSNTCTKAELINAFDNSVLYTDTFIDNVIDQLRDKKALVFYASDHGESIDENSHLHGTPREMAPPEQFRVPMMVWASDSFLEQPDHKLAFEQLQAQQRVGAKKRHVELFDSILGCLGYTSPDGGINPANNWCAKPQTEQKL from the coding sequence ATGAATAGAGTGAAGACTCTATCGCAGCAAAATATCTCTTTATTGTTAGCGATTTACATTGGCATTTTCCTCAATGTCTCTGTGTTCCAGCGCCGCTTTGCTGCATTGGTCAATCATTTCACGTCGGCTGAACTGGTTCAGGCCGTCACCGAAGTCTGTGCCATCGTCTTATTTACCTTCTTTGTCCTGCGGCTGCTCTCGCTGGGAGGGCGACTGTTTTTCCGCATTATCGCCAGTTTGCTGGTGCTGATTTCCGTTGCCGCCAGTTATTACATGGTGATGTTCAATGTGGTGATCGGTTACGGCATTGTGGTATCGGTGATGACCACCGATATCGATCTGAGCAAAGAGATCATTGGGTATCACCTGTTTATCTGGATGGCACTGGTCAGCGCGATACCGCTGTTCCTCATCTGGAAAAATAATCTGCGCCTGACGTTGATCGAACAGATGAAAACGCCGGGGCAACGTGTGCTGCCTTTAGGGGTGCTGCTGGCGGCGGCATTGCTGGTCTGGTTGCCGTTGCGTACTCTGGATCACGCGCAGAGCGTGAATGAGAAGAAAACGAATGTGGATCTGCCGAGTTATGGCGGTGTGGTCGCGCACTCTTATCTGCCGTCTAACTGGCTGGCTGCGCTGGGTTTGTATGCCTATACGCAAGTGGATGAAAGTCAGGATGCCAGCCATTATTTTGATCCGGCGAAAGAATTCACCTATGTGCCGCCCGCCGATATTGATGACACCTATGTGGTGTTTATCATCGGTGAAACCACCCGCTGGGATCATCTGGGAATTTTGGGTTATGAGCGCGATACCACGCCGCGCCTGTCCAAAGAAAAGAACCTGGTCGCGTTTCGCGGCACATCCTGCGATACGGCAACCAAACTGTCACTGCGCTGTATGTTTGTGCGCGAAGGCGGTACGGTGGATAACCCGCAACGTACCCTGAAAGAGCAGAATATCTTTGCGGTGATGAAGTCGCTGGGCTTCACCTCTGAACTGTTCGCGATGCAAAGCGAGCTGTGGTTCTACAATAATGCAGATACCAATAATTTCTCCTTCCGTGAAATTATCGCTTCGGAAAAACGCAACGATGGCAAACCGGTTGATGACATGTTGCTGGTCAACGAGTTAGCGCAATCACTGAAAACGCATCCGAAAGGTAAGCATCTGGTGATCCTGCATACCAAAGGTTCGCATTATCTGTATTCCCAGCGTTATCCGCGCAGTTACGCCCGGTATACGCCGGAATGTAAAAGCAACACCTGCACCAAAGCGGAACTGATTAATGCCTTCGATAACAGTGTGTTATACACCGATACCTTTATTGACAATGTGATCGATCAGTTACGTGATAAGAAAGCGCTGGTGTTTTATGCCTCCGATCACGGTGAGTCTATCGATGAGAATTCGCATCTGCACGGTACACCGCGCGAGATGGCACCGCCGGAGCAGTTCCGTGTGCCGATGATGGTGTGGGCTTCCGACAGTTTCCTTGAACAACCGGATCACAAACTGGCGTTTGAGCAATTGCAGGCACAACAACGCGTGGGTGCTAAGAAACGTCATGTTGAGTTATTCGATTCAATTTTGGGTTGTCTGGGCTATACCTCGCCAGACGGTGGCATCAATCCGGCGAACAACTGGTGTGCTAAACCCCAGACAGAACAGAAGCTGTAG
- a CDS encoding type II toxin-antitoxin system YhaV family toxin, whose amino-acid sequence MHNQAMEINGWTLLAHPLILQQIQALTDQVVLLRRKDPAGYKSKNATKRLAAINKLMFDVIPQDPARVEFRQGDTLGGEFSHWFRAKFFQQYRLFFRYNLKSRIIIYAWVNDDKELRAYESKTDAYRMFRKMLKSGEPPDNWQALVESCSHELAEQKLP is encoded by the coding sequence ATGCATAATCAGGCCATGGAGATTAACGGATGGACCCTTCTCGCTCATCCTCTGATCCTGCAACAAATACAGGCACTCACTGATCAGGTTGTTTTACTGCGCCGCAAAGATCCGGCGGGCTATAAAAGTAAGAACGCCACCAAACGGCTGGCTGCGATCAATAAGCTGATGTTTGACGTTATCCCGCAGGATCCGGCGCGTGTTGAATTCCGTCAGGGCGATACGTTAGGCGGGGAATTCTCACACTGGTTCAGGGCAAAATTCTTCCAGCAGTACCGTTTGTTTTTCCGCTACAACCTGAAAAGCCGGATCATTATTTACGCCTGGGTGAATGATGATAAAGAATTACGCGCTTACGAAAGCAAAACAGACGCATACCGGATGTTTCGCAAGATGTTGAAAAGCGGTGAACCGCCAGACAACTGGCAGGCACTTGTTGAAAGTTGCAGCCATGAACTCGCAGAACAGAAATTGCCCTGA
- a CDS encoding type II toxin-antitoxin system PrlF family antitoxin encodes MSASAVWGIKFEAESKVTRRFQTTIPATIRKALNLTENDRIQYKILPDGQVVISRQLEEAEDPVISAFLGFVAKDMLNNPENMQPVTLSLHEKINVLTAGMAIDLESPLSDDDE; translated from the coding sequence ATGTCAGCCTCGGCAGTATGGGGAATAAAATTCGAAGCCGAATCCAAAGTCACCCGCCGTTTCCAGACCACCATTCCGGCCACTATCCGTAAGGCATTAAATCTCACCGAAAATGATCGGATCCAGTACAAGATTTTGCCAGACGGGCAGGTGGTTATTTCGAGGCAACTCGAAGAAGCGGAAGACCCTGTTATCAGTGCCTTTCTCGGTTTTGTGGCGAAAGATATGCTCAACAACCCGGAAAATATGCAGCCGGTGACATTATCCCTGCATGAAAAAATCAATGTACTGACCGCCGGGATGGCTATCGATCTTGAGAGCCCGCTTTCTGACGATGACGAGTAA
- a CDS encoding type II toxin-antitoxin system RelE/ParE family toxin — protein sequence MSEGLSGQRIDTFESHRFTKAFGRLPLSQQVIVEDEIERIQDDPRLGELKKGDLSYLRVHKFPLEKQQALLGYCWREEKIELYLLSLDSQENFYQDHKNHRKGDLKMMK from the coding sequence ATGTCAGAAGGACTGAGCGGTCAAAGGATTGATACATTTGAATCTCATCGCTTTACCAAAGCTTTTGGACGATTGCCTTTATCACAGCAAGTTATCGTCGAAGATGAAATTGAACGCATACAGGATGACCCACGGCTCGGGGAACTCAAGAAAGGCGATCTCAGTTACCTGAGGGTGCATAAATTTCCACTGGAAAAGCAGCAGGCTTTGCTGGGCTATTGCTGGCGTGAAGAGAAAATTGAACTGTATCTTCTGAGCCTGGATTCGCAGGAGAATTTCTATCAGGATCATAAAAATCACCGCAAAGGCGATTTGAAGATGATGAAGTGA
- a CDS encoding ParD-like family protein, which translates to MATSIRLDDDFVSDVKIHAEASHRSIPKQIEHWAKIGRIAEDNPDLTYRFIVETLLAKSETDNNKVTRYVRRTERSKD; encoded by the coding sequence ATGGCAACCAGTATTCGCTTAGATGATGATTTTGTGAGTGATGTAAAAATACATGCGGAAGCCTCCCACCGGAGTATTCCCAAACAGATCGAACACTGGGCAAAAATCGGCAGGATCGCCGAGGATAACCCTGATCTGACGTACCGGTTTATTGTGGAAACGTTATTGGCCAAAAGCGAGACAGATAACAACAAGGTAACGCGCTATGTCAGAAGGACTGAGCGGTCAAAGGATTGA
- a CDS encoding MmgE/PrpD family protein: MNVIEAIARWCCSQPDFSPAARRKAREAITDTLACLYAGQDDFSSRAVRAASETYFTPHASSRLAGGGRAPAAIAALVNGTAAHAIDYDDNFAPGMSHASAVLVPALLAVADDIRASGEQLVKAYLIGLQAQAFVGSGVAPSHYTAGWHGTSTVGCIGSAAGVAWLMGLDQAGIARALSNAVSFASGTKGQFGTPVKPLHAGWAARNAVDAANFARQQMQGRIDILEAPQGFLEMFGGLTPPGWDIPAILGTHLHIIETTGVMPKRHPCCGSTHMVIDALDDLRAQHDFSDDDVLTVDTLVGIANLRNLAYPQPVNEMQARFSMQYCVDTWLRHGSLGVSDFTPARVAELAEPARLARISMRCYTPEQEAETPPGDRLTHEVTLTLRDGRTLQAGRKLAKGSNREPFSDADRLRKFTDCCAAMHDASDLFRQLNRLEEQEDLAFLAPLLGEPLRDGAQA; the protein is encoded by the coding sequence ATGAATGTGATTGAAGCCATTGCCCGCTGGTGTTGCAGCCAGCCTGATTTCAGCCCCGCCGCCCGCCGCAAAGCCCGCGAGGCGATCACCGATACGCTGGCCTGCCTGTACGCCGGACAGGATGATTTCTCCAGTCGTGCCGTGCGTGCCGCCAGCGAAACGTATTTCACCCCGCACGCCAGTTCACGGTTAGCTGGCGGCGGACGTGCCCCGGCGGCCATCGCGGCGCTGGTCAACGGTACGGCTGCGCACGCCATCGATTACGACGACAATTTTGCGCCAGGCATGAGCCATGCGTCTGCGGTGCTGGTACCGGCATTACTGGCAGTCGCTGATGACATCCGCGCCAGTGGCGAACAACTGGTGAAAGCCTATCTGATCGGTTTACAGGCGCAGGCGTTTGTCGGGTCCGGCGTCGCACCATCACATTACACCGCAGGCTGGCATGGCACCTCGACTGTCGGCTGCATCGGCAGCGCGGCAGGTGTCGCCTGGCTGATGGGGCTGGATCAGGCCGGTATCGCGCGCGCGTTGAGCAATGCTGTCAGTTTTGCCTCCGGCACCAAAGGGCAGTTCGGCACGCCGGTCAAACCGCTGCACGCCGGATGGGCGGCCCGCAATGCGGTGGACGCGGCGAATTTCGCCCGCCAGCAGATGCAGGGACGCATTGATATTCTTGAAGCACCGCAAGGCTTTCTGGAGATGTTTGGCGGCCTGACACCGCCGGGCTGGGATATTCCGGCCATTTTGGGCACCCATCTTCATATCATTGAAACCACCGGCGTGATGCCAAAACGTCACCCGTGCTGCGGTTCGACACACATGGTTATCGACGCACTCGACGACCTGCGTGCGCAGCATGATTTCAGCGATGACGACGTGCTGACGGTGGACACGCTGGTCGGCATCGCCAATCTGCGTAATCTGGCGTATCCGCAGCCGGTCAATGAAATGCAGGCGCGTTTCTCGATGCAATACTGCGTCGATACCTGGCTGCGCCACGGCTCGCTGGGGGTCAGTGATTTCACGCCAGCGCGGGTCGCAGAACTCGCTGAACCGGCGCGTCTGGCCCGCATTTCCATGCGCTGTTATACCCCGGAGCAGGAAGCGGAAACACCGCCGGGCGATCGCCTGACACATGAAGTCACGCTTACCCTGCGCGATGGCCGCACGTTACAGGCAGGCCGCAAACTGGCAAAAGGCAGCAACCGCGAGCCGTTCAGTGACGCCGACAGGTTGCGAAAATTCACGGATTGCTGCGCGGCAATGCACGACGCCAGCGACCTTTTCCGCCAGCTCAACCGGCTGGAAGAACAGGAAGATCTGGCGTTTTTAGCCCCATTATTAGGTGAGCCTTTGCGGGACGGTGCGCAGGCTTGA